The Panacibacter microcysteis genome includes a window with the following:
- a CDS encoding S41 family peptidase produces MRKFFLLLIISLPFTTFAQKNYSNAEIQRLAELGKVWGMLHNFSPAMARGTIATDSLITDVAEALANDPSAETLKSGLSKMLAKLHDPLTHVMHDANTTVTIFTESDSIPSYYELEGDVIYIAYPTGFAVYDTAKKLPWMNLKNLARYKGIVLDLRNKNNENGDYAFTEKYGAEILNSIIDDQLRLPMSQFRYQAGFLDQKDQTVGNNVYSAGWYTTAADIFPSHKKETVIKSNICFVVNKFTGGELLAYIIALQSAGKCKIIFEGNAEDYTNGIAIDYVTDIDSVKLKIRVGDLLTKNGNIIGGPDLIMPEISDKKTFFDQCTRLTLNTTPDKKDVGAALYIHPYPTLHEKDMFVPVGLRLFGLYNYWNAIRYFNPNMHLIKQSWDSVLTEFIPRFINATDSATYYFTIRDLGSRIHDSHGFFGRLPAMPGVTAQFGFTVPLSIKSIDNRYYIVAKDTAQQLKDFWLWDEVTHIDGIPVNTYKQKFRTRFAASNEWTFERDVTGRILLSGAKNSIVQLSIQRKGRQIIIPATRSRSDFYPDYKTINFYNKHKDIEILPGNIGYVNMDILNTDRIDKLFDTLMHTKAIVFDIRNYPNGTAWSIVPRLAVHDSVAVKFGKPYVTYESIYLQPQVTVKTDYFIVDADKTKPPYKGKIIMLCNAETQSQAEYTIMMFQGAAGKRVTVIGSPTAGADGNVTSITLPGGFQTYFSGMEVLYPDGKLTQQCGIRIDIPAKPTPAGLQAGKDEVLERAITFIETGK; encoded by the coding sequence ATGAGAAAGTTTTTTCTTTTGCTGATCATCTCTTTACCATTCACAACTTTTGCACAAAAAAATTATAGCAATGCAGAAATACAAAGGCTTGCAGAACTTGGGAAAGTATGGGGAATGCTGCACAATTTTAGCCCTGCAATGGCCAGAGGAACTATTGCAACAGATAGTCTCATAACAGATGTTGCGGAAGCACTGGCAAACGATCCATCTGCAGAAACTTTAAAGAGCGGCTTATCAAAAATGCTGGCAAAACTTCATGATCCACTTACACATGTTATGCATGATGCCAATACAACTGTTACAATCTTTACAGAGAGCGACAGCATTCCATCTTATTATGAATTGGAAGGAGATGTTATATATATCGCCTATCCAACCGGCTTTGCCGTTTATGATACTGCAAAGAAATTACCGTGGATGAATTTAAAAAATCTTGCACGTTATAAAGGCATTGTATTAGACCTGCGGAATAAAAACAACGAAAACGGTGATTACGCATTCACAGAAAAGTATGGTGCAGAAATTTTAAACAGCATCATAGATGACCAGTTGCGCCTGCCAATGTCTCAATTTCGTTACCAGGCCGGTTTTCTTGATCAGAAAGACCAGACGGTTGGCAACAACGTTTATAGCGCCGGATGGTATACAACAGCAGCAGACATATTTCCATCTCATAAGAAAGAAACGGTAATAAAAAGTAACATATGTTTTGTTGTAAACAAATTTACCGGCGGAGAGTTGCTTGCATACATCATTGCATTGCAGTCAGCAGGCAAATGCAAAATAATTTTTGAAGGAAATGCTGAAGATTACACCAATGGTATTGCTATTGATTACGTCACCGATATTGATAGTGTTAAGCTAAAAATTCGTGTAGGCGATTTGCTTACAAAAAACGGCAATATTATCGGCGGACCAGATCTTATAATGCCGGAGATAAGTGATAAGAAAACATTCTTCGATCAATGTACCCGCCTTACATTAAATACAACACCTGATAAAAAAGATGTTGGTGCTGCTTTGTACATACATCCTTATCCAACCTTGCATGAAAAGGACATGTTTGTGCCTGTCGGGCTCCGTTTGTTTGGTTTATACAATTATTGGAATGCAATCAGGTATTTCAATCCCAATATGCATTTGATCAAACAATCATGGGATAGCGTGCTCACTGAATTTATTCCACGTTTTATTAATGCCACTGACTCGGCAACCTACTATTTCACCATAAGAGATCTGGGTAGTCGCATACATGATTCACATGGTTTTTTCGGGCGGTTACCAGCTATGCCCGGTGTTACGGCACAATTCGGTTTTACGGTTCCGTTGTCAATTAAATCAATTGACAACCGGTATTATATTGTTGCAAAAGACACTGCCCAACAATTAAAAGATTTTTGGTTGTGGGATGAAGTAACGCACATTGATGGTATTCCGGTAAATACATATAAACAAAAATTCCGGACAAGATTTGCGGCCAGTAATGAGTGGACTTTCGAACGTGATGTAACCGGCAGAATACTTTTAAGCGGTGCAAAAAATAGCATTGTACAACTCTCCATACAGCGCAAAGGCAGGCAAATTATTATTCCTGCAACAAGAAGCAGATCTGATTTTTATCCTGATTATAAAACAATCAACTTTTATAATAAACACAAAGACATAGAAATATTGCCTGGCAATATTGGCTATGTCAACATGGACATTTTGAATACAGATCGCATTGATAAATTATTCGACACACTCATGCATACAAAAGCAATTGTATTCGACATAAGGAATTATCCTAATGGAACAGCATGGAGCATTGTGCCACGTCTTGCCGTGCATGATTCCGTTGCTGTTAAATTTGGCAAACCATATGTTACATACGAAAGCATTTACCTGCAGCCACAGGTAACTGTAAAGACTGATTATTTTATCGTAGATGCAGATAAAACGAAACCTCCTTATAAAGGAAAGATCATCATGCTTTGCAACGCAGAAACCCAGAGCCAGGCCGAATATACGATCATGATGTTTCAGGGAGCTGCGGGTAAACGTGTAACTGTTATTGGCAGCCCTACCGCCGGTGCAGATGGTAATGTAACATCTATAACATTACCCGGTGGTTTTCAGACTTACTTTTCGGGTATGGAAGTTTTATATCCTGATGGTAAGCTTACGCAACAATGCGGTATAAGAATAGACATACCTGCAAAGCCTACTCCTGCTGGTTTACAAGCCGGGAAAGATGAAGTGCTTGAGCGTGCAATTACATTTATTGAAACAGGTAAATAG
- a CDS encoding enoyl-CoA hydratase/isomerase family protein: MYQTLLTNKENGILTITVNRPDKLNALNKTVMEEISMAVDEVCKDETIKAAIITGAGPKSFVAGADISEFIGLTVEEGKALAKKGQDVFFKIENAPKPIIACVNGFALGGGCELAMACHFRLASDNAKFGQPEVNLGLLPGYGGTQRLTQLIGKGRAIELMITGNMIDAATALQFGLVNYVVPQEELHGKALSILQVVLTKAPIAVAKCIAAANAVFSEKQDGFDVEVNAFGECFATADKVEGTTAFLEKRKPVFKGE, translated from the coding sequence ATGTATCAAACATTGCTTACCAATAAAGAAAATGGCATTCTTACCATCACGGTTAACAGGCCTGATAAACTTAATGCACTGAACAAAACCGTAATGGAAGAAATAAGCATGGCTGTTGATGAAGTGTGCAAAGATGAAACGATTAAAGCAGCCATTATAACCGGCGCAGGACCGAAAAGTTTTGTGGCAGGTGCAGACATCAGCGAATTTATAGGGCTAACTGTTGAAGAAGGTAAAGCACTTGCCAAAAAGGGCCAGGATGTTTTTTTTAAGATAGAAAACGCACCTAAGCCAATTATAGCATGCGTAAATGGTTTTGCATTGGGTGGCGGCTGCGAGCTGGCAATGGCCTGCCACTTTCGCCTGGCAAGTGACAATGCAAAATTCGGCCAACCGGAAGTTAACCTTGGCTTGTTACCCGGCTACGGCGGTACACAGCGGTTAACACAGTTAATAGGTAAAGGCCGTGCAATTGAGTTAATGATAACCGGCAACATGATAGACGCAGCAACTGCTTTGCAGTTTGGTCTTGTAAATTACGTAGTACCGCAGGAAGAATTACATGGTAAAGCTTTGTCGATTTTGCAGGTTGTTTTAACAAAGGCGCCAATTGCGGTAGCCAAATGTATAGCTGCCGCCAATGCCGTATTCAGTGAAAAGCAGGATGGTTTCGATGTGGAGGTAAATGCTTTTGGTGAATGTTTTGCTACAGCCGATAAAGTGGAAGGCACCACCGCATTCCTTGAAAAAAGGAAACCGGTTTTTAAAGGAGAATAA
- a CDS encoding T9SS-dependent choice-of-anchor J family protein, with the protein MQKSFTRLLLLVLLIFFGLQVSAQLLLKEDFESAKVPLPPSGWSTPYTGNANWRSLDGNSYEGLQCMFLDRSYYGDQADAWLISPKFNLTVGKRYSISFYYKNQVNNRNTLQVTLGNDTTAASQTEVLETTTFNSALYTKMQINYTPKTSGGRHLGIHCITPTTYTYVYVDYVVIEEVSCFEPLNVTVDINSITTSTANASWKASAGSTFEYGVSKDTVPPTEITVTTGNNVTLTNLQASTQYYLFVRSSCGATEKSNWQIKEFATAYDTSVVETLNCGTIIKQNFVANTGLYTNSFCEQEGYSLEFFHKFTPTTSGYYNLNILEVNTGQSVIFAYKEAGERIGPGGWTCIGTSDAGSKYSFGPLVAGKEYYIIEKAVRSVGFPSSFKFSVDCYSQPPANDDCSNATQIVATTYDTACNGTKLTTIGATKQELKGGYKTCGVSFEDDDIWVKFKATGHAQLFRFTDMVYTNPYQSILRPGMYFNIYSKQCDLSSIVDCGWIDIRQGMPKEIYSYLLKKDSTYYIRMFTGDLLSYATFNMCIMDLDVSKGIENTCQQGLPFTINRDFGNYNTQKWVPLTNDKYKLIAQVNANTNNLNEVSSGLFINSGTVRSAGGTYYLDRNFTLQSVGTLTKKIAVRLYITNKELERLIAQPGSGVNSIKDLNITQNNDNCAANFTGAATNFIRQKASGEYGTEYKYIEFYTDHLSSFYLHGGNKPLSANASITAVSADAVKQNVKATVYPNPFTSSFLVTLNEKQPVHVAITVVDMQGNILKAVNRNVDAGPTQINIPASELAKGLYTLKIQKSNGVEYIKVIKQ; encoded by the coding sequence ATGCAAAAGAGCTTTACCCGTTTGTTATTGCTGGTACTACTGATTTTTTTCGGCTTGCAGGTTTCTGCACAACTATTGTTAAAGGAAGATTTCGAATCTGCAAAAGTGCCTTTGCCTCCTTCAGGATGGTCAACACCTTATACAGGTAATGCAAACTGGCGCAGTCTTGATGGCAACAGTTATGAAGGCTTGCAATGTATGTTTCTGGACCGCAGTTATTATGGCGATCAGGCTGATGCATGGCTCATTAGTCCCAAATTTAATTTAACTGTCGGCAAACGTTATAGTATTTCTTTCTATTATAAAAACCAGGTAAACAACCGTAACACGTTGCAGGTTACGTTGGGTAACGATACCACTGCTGCTTCACAAACAGAAGTGTTGGAAACAACCACTTTTAATTCTGCACTGTACACAAAAATGCAGATCAACTATACGCCTAAAACTTCCGGCGGCAGGCATCTTGGTATACATTGTATAACACCAACAACTTATACTTATGTATATGTTGATTATGTTGTAATAGAAGAAGTTTCCTGTTTTGAACCATTGAACGTTACAGTAGATATCAACAGCATTACAACCAGTACTGCAAATGCATCGTGGAAAGCAAGTGCGGGAAGTACATTTGAATATGGTGTAAGTAAAGACACTGTGCCGCCAACGGAAATAACTGTAACAACAGGTAATAATGTAACGCTTACCAATTTGCAGGCCTCAACACAGTATTATCTTTTTGTAAGAAGTTCTTGTGGTGCAACAGAAAAATCCAATTGGCAGATAAAAGAATTTGCAACTGCCTACGATACATCAGTAGTTGAAACGCTGAACTGTGGTACAATAATCAAACAAAATTTTGTAGCCAATACCGGTTTATATACCAATTCATTTTGCGAGCAGGAAGGATACTCTCTTGAGTTCTTCCATAAGTTTACACCAACAACTTCTGGTTATTACAATTTGAATATTCTTGAAGTAAATACAGGACAGTCCGTAATCTTTGCTTACAAAGAAGCCGGTGAACGAATAGGTCCGGGTGGCTGGACATGCATTGGCACAAGCGATGCAGGCAGTAAATATTCTTTCGGTCCATTGGTAGCAGGCAAAGAATATTATATCATTGAAAAAGCAGTTAGGTCAGTTGGTTTCCCTTCATCATTTAAGTTTTCTGTTGATTGTTATTCACAGCCGCCCGCAAATGATGATTGCAGTAATGCCACTCAAATTGTTGCTACAACTTATGACACTGCATGTAACGGAACAAAATTAACAACAATCGGTGCGACCAAACAGGAATTGAAAGGCGGCTATAAAACATGTGGCGTTTCATTTGAAGATGATGATATATGGGTGAAGTTTAAAGCAACAGGCCATGCACAATTGTTCCGGTTCACAGATATGGTTTATACAAATCCATACCAAAGTATTTTACGCCCTGGTATGTATTTCAATATCTATAGTAAACAATGCGATCTCTCCAGTATTGTAGATTGTGGTTGGATAGACATCAGGCAAGGCATGCCGAAAGAGATATATTCTTACCTGCTTAAGAAAGACTCAACGTATTACATACGCATGTTTACAGGAGATTTGCTTTCTTACGCCACATTTAACATGTGTATTATGGATCTTGATGTTAGTAAAGGCATTGAAAATACATGCCAGCAAGGTTTGCCGTTTACCATCAACCGCGATTTTGGAAATTATAATACACAGAAGTGGGTGCCTTTGACAAACGATAAATATAAACTGATCGCACAGGTGAATGCCAATACAAATAATCTTAATGAAGTTTCAAGTGGTCTATTTATAAATAGTGGCACTGTAAGATCTGCTGGCGGTACTTATTACCTTGATAGAAATTTTACATTACAAAGTGTAGGTACACTAACCAAAAAAATAGCAGTTCGTTTATACATTACAAACAAAGAACTGGAACGGCTAATAGCGCAACCTGGTTCAGGTGTTAACAGTATCAAAGACCTGAATATTACACAGAACAATGATAACTGCGCAGCAAACTTTACCGGTGCTGCTACAAACTTTATCAGGCAAAAGGCAAGTGGAGAATATGGTACAGAATACAAGTACATAGAGTTTTATACCGATCATCTTTCTTCATTCTATCTGCATGGCGGTAACAAGCCTTTAAGCGCTAATGCTTCCATCACCGCTGTTTCAGCAGATGCAGTAAAACAAAATGTAAAGGCCACTGTTTATCCGAATCCTTTTACAAGCAGCTTTCTCGTTACTCTTAATGAAAAACAGCCTGTGCATGTAGCTATAACTGTTGTTGATATGCAAGGCAATATTTTAAAAGCTGTTAACAGAAACGTGGATGCAGGCCCAACACAGATAAACATTCCTGCTAGTGAACTTGCAAAAGGTTTGTACACATTAAAGATTCAAAAAAGTAATGGTGTAGAATATATCAAGGTCATCAAACAATAA
- the uvrB gene encoding excinuclease ABC subunit UvrB, giving the protein MPFKLHAPYEPSGDQPGAIQQLTEGLINGERYQTLLGVTGSGKTFTMANVIQNVQRPTLVLTHNKTLVAQLYGEFKQFFPDNAVGYFVSYYDYYQPEAYLPVSDVYIEKDLSINEELDKLRLQATAALLTGRRDIVVVASVSCIYGIGNPTDFENGIVRIERGQTISRQGFLHSLVNSLYSRTQIEFKRGTFRVKGDTVDINLPYVDYGYRITFFGDEIEEIETIDVTTNKRIEKVDNAAIFPANLYIAPKDMLQSIMHEIQDEMTAQTEYFKSVGKLIEAQRLKERVEYDLEMIRELGYCNGIENYSRFFDRRHPGTRPFCLLDYFPKDFLCIIDESHQTVPQVAGMYGGDRSRKLILVDYGFRLPSALDNRPLNFHEFESLIGQTVFVSATPGDYELEQTGGVVVEQVVRPTGLLDPPIEIRPSVNQIDDLLDEIDKRVTKGDRVLVTTLTKRMAEEMDKYLHRINIKSKYIHSDVDTLERVEILRQLRLGDIDVLVGVNLLREGLDLPEVSLVAILDADKEGFLRNERSLTQTAGRAARNVDGLVIFYADKMTESMQRTIDETTRRREKQVAYNIQHNITPKTIKKSIEQIMKQTSVLDIKGFNEKNPYAIGADEGLVQHAAEEQEVYKTIPQMEKAISQTKKQMEKAARDLDFIEAARLRDEMFRLQKELEAMK; this is encoded by the coding sequence ATGCCTTTCAAATTACATGCGCCATACGAGCCGAGCGGAGACCAGCCGGGCGCCATTCAACAGTTAACCGAAGGATTGATAAATGGCGAAAGATACCAGACACTACTTGGTGTTACAGGCAGTGGTAAAACATTTACCATGGCCAATGTTATTCAGAATGTACAGCGGCCTACACTTGTTCTTACACATAACAAAACCCTCGTGGCGCAATTGTACGGAGAGTTTAAACAGTTCTTTCCGGACAATGCCGTAGGATATTTTGTAAGCTACTATGATTATTACCAGCCCGAAGCTTACCTGCCCGTCAGCGATGTGTACATTGAAAAAGACCTGAGCATAAATGAAGAACTGGACAAACTTCGTTTGCAGGCCACGGCAGCTTTGCTTACCGGGCGACGGGATATAGTTGTGGTTGCCAGCGTTAGCTGTATCTACGGCATAGGTAATCCAACTGATTTTGAAAACGGTATCGTACGTATAGAACGCGGTCAGACCATTTCGAGACAAGGCTTCCTGCATTCGCTTGTAAATAGTTTATACTCGAGAACACAAATTGAATTTAAGCGTGGTACGTTCCGGGTAAAAGGCGATACAGTTGACATCAATTTGCCATACGTGGATTATGGCTACCGCATAACGTTCTTTGGCGATGAAATAGAAGAAATAGAAACCATAGATGTAACCACCAATAAACGCATCGAAAAAGTAGATAACGCAGCTATCTTTCCTGCAAACCTATACATAGCACCTAAAGACATGCTGCAAAGCATTATGCACGAGATCCAGGATGAGATGACAGCCCAGACAGAATATTTTAAAAGCGTGGGTAAACTTATTGAGGCGCAGCGCCTGAAAGAACGTGTGGAATATGATCTTGAAATGATTCGTGAACTGGGATACTGCAATGGCATTGAAAACTATTCACGCTTTTTTGATCGTCGTCATCCCGGCACAAGACCATTCTGTTTACTCGATTATTTTCCAAAAGATTTTCTTTGCATTATAGACGAAAGTCACCAGACTGTTCCACAAGTTGCTGGCATGTATGGTGGCGACAGAAGCCGTAAGCTCATTCTTGTTGATTACGGATTTCGTTTACCTTCTGCCCTCGATAACCGGCCACTCAATTTTCATGAATTTGAAAGCCTCATCGGTCAAACAGTCTTTGTAAGTGCCACACCGGGCGATTACGAACTTGAGCAAACAGGCGGCGTGGTAGTTGAACAGGTAGTGCGCCCTACAGGCCTGCTGGACCCACCTATTGAAATACGACCCAGTGTAAACCAGATTGATGACCTGCTCGATGAAATCGATAAACGTGTAACGAAAGGCGACCGTGTGCTTGTTACAACACTTACCAAACGCATGGCAGAAGAAATGGACAAATACCTGCACCGCATCAACATTAAATCTAAATACATACACAGCGATGTTGATACGCTTGAACGCGTGGAAATACTGCGGCAGTTGCGTTTGGGTGACATTGATGTGTTGGTTGGCGTTAACCTCTTACGTGAAGGGCTTGATCTGCCGGAGGTTTCCCTGGTTGCCATTCTTGATGCTGACAAAGAAGGCTTTTTACGTAATGAAAGATCACTTACACAAACTGCCGGGCGTGCTGCGCGTAACGTTGACGGACTTGTGATCTTCTATGCCGATAAGATGACGGAGAGTATGCAAAGAACAATTGACGAAACAACACGCAGACGTGAAAAACAGGTTGCATATAACATACAACACAACATTACGCCAAAGACAATCAAGAAATCGATTGAGCAAATTATGAAACAGACCTCCGTGCTTGATATCAAAGGCTTTAACGAAAAGAACCCATATGCCATTGGTGCAGATGAAGGTCTTGTGCAACACGCTGCTGAGGAGCAGGAGGTATATAAAACCATTCCTCAAATGGAAAAGGCAATCAGCCAAACAAAGAAACAGATGGAAAAAGCAGCACGTGACCTGGATTTTATTGAGGCTGCAAGATTAAGAGATGAGATGTTTCGTTTGCAAAAAGAGCTTGAAGCAATGAAGTAA
- a CDS encoding S9 family peptidase, which translates to MRKALLFFAVSFIVYISHAQNKRPLKPEDVYRLQEVSGAQVSPDGKWVVYVVSTVDTGKDARDNNLWMISWDGKEKVQLTFTKEDESAPKFSPDGRYLSFLSSRKDGTEDKTTEGLSQLWLLDRRGGEAKKISAVTGDIDDYVWRPDGKKMLMVVKDQDFADTAESGIRKPYVMDRYHFKQDYIGYLDRRAKHLYMLDVETGAVDTLTNGVYDETEPDFSPDGKQIVFTSNRTADPDKNENTDIYAMDATPHAPIKQLTSWAGQDHHPFFSPDGKSIAYLQSSSDLPYTMYGHDILAVINAGGGAPNLLSKAVDRPVTNIAWSNDGKYIATLMEDDRSSNVVAFDISTGTMKKLSDGKRATFDLAANPAADGWVALMSEPQLPFELFVVENSSTRRLTHTHDAFLAPLQLPTVESFQSKSKDGTLVSGILYKPANAVPGQKLPFVLYIHGGPVAQDDYEFDIVPQSVASAGYAVAQVNYRGSSGRGVDYIKAIYADWGNKEVMDLMGAVDYLAGQGIIDENRMGLGGWSYGGILTDYIIASNTRFKAACSGAGSANQLSIYGTDQYITQYEMELGVPWKNIDKWIKISYPFFKADKIKTPTLFMASQNDFNVPVAGAEQMYQALKSNGIPTQLIIYPKQNHGLNIPSYEVFKYKNYINWFNKYLQ; encoded by the coding sequence ATGAGAAAAGCGTTGCTGTTTTTTGCCGTTTCCTTTATTGTTTATATCTCCCATGCACAAAACAAAAGACCTCTTAAACCTGAAGATGTTTATCGCCTTCAGGAAGTAAGTGGTGCACAGGTATCACCAGATGGCAAGTGGGTGGTATATGTTGTAAGTACTGTGGATACCGGTAAAGACGCAAGGGATAATAATTTATGGATGATCAGTTGGGACGGAAAAGAAAAGGTTCAGTTAACCTTTACGAAAGAAGATGAATCCGCCCCAAAATTTAGTCCGGACGGCAGATACCTTTCCTTTCTTTCTTCACGTAAAGATGGAACAGAAGATAAAACAACAGAAGGATTAAGCCAGCTTTGGCTGCTCGACAGGCGTGGTGGCGAAGCAAAAAAAATATCTGCGGTTACAGGCGATATTGATGACTATGTATGGCGGCCCGATGGCAAAAAAATGCTGATGGTTGTTAAAGACCAGGACTTTGCTGATACAGCGGAGTCTGGCATCAGAAAACCATATGTTATGGACCGCTATCATTTTAAACAGGATTACATTGGCTACCTGGACAGGCGCGCCAAACACCTGTACATGCTGGATGTTGAAACCGGTGCGGTTGATACACTTACCAACGGTGTTTATGATGAAACAGAGCCTGACTTTAGCCCCGATGGAAAACAAATTGTTTTTACCAGTAACCGCACGGCAGACCCCGACAAGAATGAGAACACAGATATTTATGCGATGGATGCAACACCCCATGCACCCATAAAACAACTAACCTCATGGGCCGGGCAAGATCATCACCCGTTTTTTAGCCCGGATGGCAAAAGCATCGCATACCTGCAAAGCAGCAGCGATTTGCCATATACCATGTATGGCCATGATATACTTGCCGTAATAAATGCCGGCGGCGGCGCACCAAATCTTCTTTCAAAAGCCGTTGACAGACCGGTAACAAATATTGCATGGAGCAATGATGGTAAATATATTGCTACACTAATGGAAGATGACAGATCGAGTAATGTAGTAGCCTTCGATATATCAACTGGTACAATGAAAAAGTTGTCTGATGGTAAACGTGCCACATTCGATCTTGCTGCCAATCCCGCTGCAGATGGTTGGGTAGCATTGATGAGTGAACCGCAGCTGCCATTTGAACTGTTTGTTGTTGAAAACAGTAGTACCCGACGCCTGACGCATACGCACGATGCTTTTCTTGCCCCGCTACAGTTACCCACCGTAGAAAGTTTCCAGAGTAAGAGCAAAGATGGTACACTTGTTTCGGGCATATTATATAAACCGGCCAATGCAGTTCCCGGCCAAAAGCTACCTTTTGTATTGTACATACATGGCGGTCCTGTGGCGCAGGATGATTATGAATTTGATATTGTTCCGCAAAGCGTTGCCAGCGCCGGGTATGCAGTTGCGCAGGTCAATTATCGTGGCAGCAGCGGCCGTGGCGTAGACTACATTAAGGCCATTTATGCTGACTGGGGCAATAAAGAAGTAATGGACCTTATGGGTGCCGTTGATTACCTGGCTGGCCAGGGCATTATAGATGAAAACCGCATGGGTTTGGGGGGATGGAGCTACGGTGGTATTCTTACAGATTATATTATCGCATCAAACACACGTTTTAAAGCAGCATGCAGCGGTGCGGGAAGCGCTAACCAGCTAAGTATTTACGGCACTGACCAATACATTACGCAGTACGAAATGGAGCTTGGTGTACCATGGAAAAATATTGATAAATGGATAAAAATTTCATACCCGTTCTTTAAAGCAGACAAAATAAAAACACCCACTTTATTTATGGCTTCGCAAAATGACTTCAATGTGCCTGTTGCAGGTGCAGAACAAATGTACCAGGCGCTTAAAAGCAATGGCATTCCAACCCAGCTAATCATTTATCCAAAACAAAATCATGGTTTAAATATTCCGAGTTACGAGGTTTTTAAATACAAAAACTATATCAACTGGTTTAATAAATACCTGCAATAA
- a CDS encoding DUF1345 domain-containing protein — translation MKEESYLLLKKLSSAKKGLIAFGLAVSAFFVADTFDIDVLSQLMISWNVFSLVVLIIDWIVFFNTPSKQIRTQARIEDSSRVTIFFLIIIATLASLTAVTLLLLSGDENHKALHIVVAVSGMALSWGTVHTIFTVRYAHMYYNDHATKKNMHAGGLDFPNEGKEDEIHDRPDFLDFAYFSFVIGMTFQVSDVQVITKKFRRFVLLHSILSFVYNTVIVALTINTLAGLNK, via the coding sequence ATGAAAGAAGAAAGCTATCTGCTGCTAAAGAAGTTATCTTCTGCAAAAAAAGGATTAATTGCTTTTGGATTGGCGGTGTCAGCCTTTTTTGTGGCCGACACCTTTGATATTGATGTACTCTCACAGCTAATGATAAGCTGGAACGTATTCAGCCTGGTAGTTCTGATTATTGACTGGATCGTTTTCTTTAACACACCATCCAAACAAATAAGAACGCAGGCAAGAATTGAAGACAGTTCGAGGGTTACCATTTTTTTCCTGATCATTATTGCAACACTGGCCAGTCTTACGGCTGTTACATTGTTGCTTTTAAGCGGCGATGAAAATCATAAGGCCCTGCACATTGTGGTTGCAGTATCAGGTATGGCTTTATCGTGGGGCACGGTGCATACAATTTTTACAGTACGTTATGCACACATGTATTATAACGACCATGCAACAAAGAAAAACATGCACGCAGGCGGACTTGATTTTCCCAATGAAGGGAAAGAAGATGAAATACATGACCGGCCAGACTTTCTTGATTTTGCCTATTTTTCCTTTGTCATCGGTATGACTTTCCAGGTTTCTGACGTGCAGGTGATAACCAAAAAATTCCGCCGCTTTGTATTATTGCACAGCATACTGTCTTTTGTTTACAATACTGTTATTGTTGCATTAACTATCAATACCCTTGCAGGCCTCAACAAATAA